The following are encoded together in the Anopheles nili chromosome 3, idAnoNiliSN_F5_01, whole genome shotgun sequence genome:
- the LOC128725276 gene encoding bifunctional endo-1,4-beta-xylanase XylA-like isoform X2, whose product MLKFVLISAALVATICAAPADNKPGQQGRTDGLDQAESTWNNPNAWNAPNTWARDPNSWNHPNSWNHANSWNHPNAWIRGYNNRFDTANRWGAGADQWNRYGAAGAGWNNWGGRGAAGGWQAGAGAVANRWNAW is encoded by the exons ATGTTGAAGTTTGTCCTGATCAGTGCCGCGTTGGTGGCCACAATCTGTGCAGCTCCGGCCGATAACAAGCCGGGCCAGCAGGGCCGTACCGATGGTCTGGACCAGGCCGAATCAACCTGGAACAACCCGAACGCGTGGAATGCACCGAACACCTGGGCCCGGGATCCGAACTCCTGGAACCACCCGAACTCCTGGAACCATGCAAACTCCTGGAACCACCCGAATGCCTGGATCCGCGGCTACAACAACC GATTCGACACGGCTAACCGTTGGGGTGCCGGAGCTGACCAGTGGAACCGCtacggtgctgctggtgccggCTGGAACAACTGGGGAGGACGTGGAGCGGCTGGAGGATGGCAGGCTGGTGCCGGCGCTGTCGCTAACCGCTGGAACGCTTGGTAG
- the LOC128725276 gene encoding bifunctional endo-1,4-beta-xylanase XylA-like isoform X1, whose amino-acid sequence MLKFVLISAALVATICAAPADNKPGQQGRTDGLDQAESTWNNPNAWNAPNTWARDPNSWNHPNSWNHANSWNHPNAWIRGYNNRNDMATARAGFDTANRWGAGADQWNRYGAAGAGWNNWGGRGAAGGWQAGAGAVANRWNAW is encoded by the exons ATGTTGAAGTTTGTCCTGATCAGTGCCGCGTTGGTGGCCACAATCTGTGCAGCTCCGGCCGATAACAAGCCGGGCCAGCAGGGCCGTACCGATGGTCTGGACCAGGCCGAATCAACCTGGAACAACCCGAACGCGTGGAATGCACCGAACACCTGGGCCCGGGATCCGAACTCCTGGAACCACCCGAACTCCTGGAACCATGCAAACTCCTGGAACCACCCGAATGCCTGGATCCGCGGCTACAACAACCGTAATGACATGGCCACCGCTCGAGCAG GATTCGACACGGCTAACCGTTGGGGTGCCGGAGCTGACCAGTGGAACCGCtacggtgctgctggtgccggCTGGAACAACTGGGGAGGACGTGGAGCGGCTGGAGGATGGCAGGCTGGTGCCGGCGCTGTCGCTAACCGCTGGAACGCTTGGTAG
- the LOC128726506 gene encoding spidroin-2-like, with translation MYRATLLLAVLVVAVSAGPYGHYNKQSGGSHSEQGDHHSHKEPAEQPKGVLVTEQHAPVEQSHGESTAQSSSQAFAKSSATQEHADHSQKSAHGVEGHHKGHSFGGYGHGRHGPGGYGPGGHGPAGHGPDGHGYAGHGVGGHGVGGHGFGGHDHGGHGYPGRY, from the exons ATGTACAGAGCTACG TTATTACTGGCAGTCCTGGTTGTAGCAGTAAGTGCAGGACCTTACGGCCACTACAACAAACAATCCGGCGGATCCCACTCAGAACAAGGAGATCACCATTCGCATAAAGAGCCAGCTGAACAACCCAAGGGTGTGCTGGTTACAGAGCAACATGCACCAGTAGAACAATCACACGGCGAGAGCACTGCACAAAGTTCATCTCAAGCTTTCGCTAAAAGCTCCGCCACACAAGAACACGCCGATCATTCTCAAAAATCTGCCCATGGGGTTGAAGGACACCATAAAGGACATAGCTTCGGTGGGTACGGCCACGGTAGACATGGTCCCGGTGGATATGGCCCCGGTGGACACGGTCCCGCTGGACACGGTCCCGATGGACATGGATACGCTGGACATGGTGTGGGGGGACATGGTGTTGGGGGGCACGGCTTTGGTGGACATGATCATGGAGGTCACGGATACCCCGGACGATActaa
- the LOC128724642 gene encoding uncharacterized protein LOC128724642 — translation MNGTLKVFAIALVLLVGESVSAPQGDIHSEYPNGAFDDRVPNNDNNQKFKEYAEYLTRFDEWVTGKKVPIPADPTTDALHQDLPPNAPSFGSTRIARNPIGFDGHATADEHPVFKREDKPSADALISQDKDFGGHIEDKVPETSTSSDPAYGDFIKELKRFDAWIVGHEVTIPQNTTADQVWNSNEAKDH, via the exons ATGAACGGAACATTGAAA gttttcgcgatcgcgctcgtGTTGCTGGTCGGTGAAAGTGTTTCTGCGCCGCAGGGAGACATCCATTCGGAGTATCCGAACGGTGCGTTCGACGACCGGGTGCCCAACAATGACAATAACCAGAAGTTTAAGGAGTACGCCGAATATCTGACGCGCTTCGACGAGTGGGTCACGGGCAAAAAGGTACCGATCCCTGCTGATCCAACTACCGATGCCCTTCATCAGGACCTGCCGCCCAATGCACCGAGCTTCGGGTCGACCAGAATCGCCCGCAATCCGATCGGTTTCGATGGCCACGCCACGGCCGATGAGCATCCCGTGTTCAAACGCGAGGACAAGCCGTCCGCGGATGCGCTGATCAGCCAGGACAAGGACTTTGGGGGCCATATCGAAGACAAGGTGCCGGAAACGTCGACCAGTTCGGATCCGGCGTATGGCGATTTCATTAAGGAGCTGAAACGCTTCGACGCATGGATTGTCGGGCATGAAGTAACGATTCCGCAGAACACTACGGCCGACCAGGTCTGGAATAGCAACGAAGCCAAGGATCACTGA
- the LOC128726639 gene encoding uncharacterized protein LOC128726639: MAKFVIAALFLVLSVVVVLASPQGGFGGQHGPQGGFGGEHGGFQGGHGGHGGHGAGFDGHGGHGGKFDGHGGHGGHGAHGGSHGGQGFGHGQGHGQGYKKHGY; encoded by the exons ATGGCAAAGTTTGTG ATTGCTGCCCTGTTTTTGGTGCTGTCCGTCGTTGTCGTGTTGGCTAGCCCGCAAG GAGGCTTCGGAGGTCAGCATGGACCCCAGGGAGGCTTCGGAGGTGAGCACGGAGGATTCCAGGGTGGTCATGGTGGACATGGCGGACATGGAGCCGGTTTCGATGGACATGGCGGACATGGAGGTAAATTCGATGGACATGGTGGACACGGAGGTCATGGAGCGCACGGAGGCTCCCACGGAGGACAAGGATTCGGACACGGCCAGGGTCATGGTCAAGGCTACAAGAAGCACGGCTACTAA
- the LOC128724643 gene encoding uncharacterized protein LOC128724643, translating into MSTSTRFRFHTLLVMIVIGAIVGRQHARAAILTRAIEAQKSLVEREEQALQEAKDQMYRTAQNALDASRGAVSNVAEQLRYAVMYPLRVANEALEKPKLYARYMLSKAPFLNSGDETTSAPVVLGDETVPQESDGANEMLPQLMSGLRLLFNQDTTEPTSNLPKPSPLIEIIEIKASPAAEITPDQPVVEFDKEQPKEVIVI; encoded by the exons ATGTCAACGTCAACTCGATTCCGGTTCCACacgctgctggtgatgatcgTGATCGGTGCGATCGTCGGCAGGCAGCACGCCCGTGCCGCCATCCTAACGCGTGCCATCGAAGCCCAGAAGTCGCTGGTCGAGCGCGAAGAGCAAGCACTCCAGGAGGCGAAAGATCAGATGTACCGGACGGCACAGAACGCCCTGGACGCATCCCGTGGTGCCGTGTCGAACGTGGCCGAGCAGCTCCGGTACGCCGTGATGTATCCGTTGCGCGTTGCCAACGAGGCGCTCGAGAAACCGAAACTCTACGCGAGGTACATGCTCTCGAAGGCACCGTTCCTAAACTCCGGAGATGAGACGACGTCCGCTCCGGTGGTGCTGGGCGATGAGACCGTTCCCCAGGAGTCGGATGGTGCAAACGAGATGCTACCGCAGCTGATGTCCGGTTTGCGGTTGCTCTTCAATCAGGACACAACCGAACCGACCAGCAACCTTCCCAAACCGAG ccCTCTTATCGAGATCATTGAGATCAAAGCGAGTCCTGCGGCAGAAATTACTCCCGACCAGCCGGTCGTTGAGTTCGACAAGGAACAACCGAAGGAAGTGATTGTAATTTGA
- the LOC128726132 gene encoding probable zinc transporter protein DDB_G0282067, translated as MAKFWGAILLMVFVIVAIASVHGDHDGDEHNHGGSEGHHGGSEGHHGGSEGNHGSDSHGHDHKKDGKGCDHGHDHGSRHGRFREGGHDHARTSHYNPHDRNHGNQGDEGNHGNHGNHGNHGNHGNHGGSRGHDGH; from the exons ATGGCCAAATTTTGG gGAGCTATTCTGCTGATGGTTTTCGTCATCGTAGCCATCGCTTCCGTTCATG GTGATCATGATGGTGATGAACATAACCACGGAGGATCGGAAGGACACCACGGAGGATCGGAAGGACACCACGGAGGATCGGAAGGAAACCACGGATCGGATTCACACGGTCATGACCACAAGAAAGATGGAAAGGGTTGCGATCATGGGCATGATCATGGGTCCCGCCATGGAAGATTCCGAGAGGGAGGTCATGATCATGCAAGGACAAGCCACTACAATCCCCACGATCGTAACCATGGCAATCAAGGCGACGAAGGCAACCACGGCAACCACGGCAACCACGGCAACCACGGCAACCATGGCAACCACGGTGGAAGCCGCGGTCATGATGGACATTAA
- the LOC128725143 gene encoding uncharacterized protein LOC128725143 — MMALFNKLLFNKKRNTSSSSQKTNPGQFPFNADQVRILVFKECDILGRKLLFDSNTLEKVSSDCNSAAAAAAFASDLHPPSVPQVQKCEHCNVVYRVRKPNDPRNDAIVKTEIKQFEEMVFGSAPIAFRGSSFKVHWMKAPKTLMCSLVFPTPVYSGTKKSSVSTYPGSDVVINGGSSGIGGVGSGIGGIDYNPSVSDLSSIGTGSLHSFTVTSSTATQHDPSMLHRLRPVLPPEFCNFDRFADLRHSSNSGVDSGYGGTDPWGLSGSGSSRHPASSSHRSSLSSIYSDFDCIRRLSADNFSMDIPPSPICISLEDCHSYGSFHRRVSKNMLTSFENPHSIADHVGHLDELGPMMSASVGQHPTNVAASDGCVTSRNRRNSETMELNRRKAFSGELLSTATNYQGKAPSKRQRLGLAVCIKLNDAMLQDTDTFCSEHMTVFESILCRVRVAVEKAFIKWRFFLQIMLGAWHSTQQWLGDLFMAPRLNNPVWLTLSSSSLTDRNLASLASSFMNDLSSLLSLADTKDTNFFISTMITAVLTHHLGWVGTIAAMTASDDSSPSSKLDLIRREKVRMNEITANHPYSVLWAQLGDLYGAVGYPTKLSKTIICGSSQLSNMLEKILNVLSYFIRCSEIKRTVYVESFDEANVRTAFISQRCVPGTSGQIPESGVVSTGVSELPTKNTKLSVVASAMEFVEPQSQLPRSASSGMIRSATRMKDLASLAQGSAGELSQPQASGEAVAIQSSEEVQRAMKKNVMNDIPNVLVYRDSRFVRQELRIGNKSMDTGIVMNAREKQYLEARYQIGKVAILQQPTATDLELAQEALVFEANEHRTGNNADDRESIRLSYLITENSLGQVGSSEVTEPQQVTEPRLIWGVEKMKEGMTFEQLKYISLLRGDYAAKDTTSDMMADESKSSNNEVVFVLGEDEMLKDIHRKTGQEAGLKPFGIVQPLKHCCRQKFNSFDKYRQIAAKFLKSRNLPDYHLLERSKAHMLEDARTPLATISVGVVDQTATGGSSECAMCHQIPTVFHLQTPTNASEMEFAGEVADAIHGYADQMSGDDDRVAVSDNGGTGNMVAQTSGLLRREHIPLIVLPAHPMATLDENDELRAKHPGSILKLIDIPFPRGMRTANAGHGSDENNNTNGAGSGCSGGGSGINNTSGGTSSSSCSGASGIGHHHQSMDTGATGGDKTDKRCFRTGFMPSLFSRITDHYMPDMVLQATTAPPGTWETTLKRDLSFAARYTLYEQHLTENNAIIANLDTHEVRLLSSQSLVDGDIIGMSQLVASMLEAVNAMWSAGISAYQCMAFIESKLRELYLQSETIASIMLATDFCSMNSITTAMDITANDMELLLSVASVHTPEATKRYRVLQR; from the exons ATGATGGCCCTGTTCAATAAGCTGCTGTTCAATAAGAAACGAAATACTAGCTCATCGTCACAGAAAACGAACCCCGG TCAGTTCCCGTTCAACGCCGATCAGGTACGAATTTTGGTATTCAAGGAGTGCGACATTCTAGGCAGGAAGTTACTGTTCGACTCCAACACGCTTGAGAAAGTCTCGTCCGATTGCAACAGTGCAGCTGCTGCGGCGGCGTTTGCCAGTGATCTTCATCCTCCATCGGTGCCACAAGTCCAGAAATGTGAGCACTGTAACGTGGTGTATCGCGTACGGAAG CCCAACGATCCTCGCAATGACGCGATCGTTAAGACCGAGATCAAGCAGTTCGAAGAGATGGTCTTCGGATCGGCTCCGATCGCGTTCCGTGGCAGCAGCTTCAAGGTGCACTGGATGAAAGCTCCAAAGACGTTGATGTGCTCGCTCGTTTTCCCCACACCGGTGTACAGTGGCACTAAGAAGTCATCCGTCTCCACGTATCCTGGATCGGATGTAGTCATCAATGGCGGTAGTTCAGGCATTGGAGGTGTTGGAAGTGGTATTGGTGGCATCGATTATAACCCCTCTGTGAGCGATCTCAGCTCGATCGGGACGGGATCGCTGCACTCCTTTACGGTGACGTCGTCCACAGCCACACAGCATGATCCATCGATGTTACACCGGTTACGACCGGTGCTTCCGCCCGAGTTCTGCAACTTCGATCGGTTTGCTGATCTTCGGCATTCCTCTAACAGTGGCGTTGATTCCGGGTACGGTGGTACGGATCCGTGGGGTCTTTCCGGTTCGGGTTCGTCCCGACATCCAGCTTCGTCCTCGCACCGCAGCAGCCTGTCCTCGATCTACAGTGACTTCGATTGCATCAGGCGGCTAAGCGCGGATAACTTCAGCATGGACATTCCACCATCACCGATCTGCATTAGCCTTGAAGATTGCCATTCGTACGGGAGCTTCCATCGTCGTGTGTCGAAAAACATGTTGACTTCTTTCGAAAACCCGCACTCGATCGCGGATCACGTCGGTCATCTGGATGAGCTGGGACCAATGATGTCGGCCAGTGTGGGGCAACACCCGACGAATGTGGCCGCCAGCGATGGTTGCGTAACGTCCCGAAACAGGCGTAACAGCGAAACGATGGAACTGAACCGGCGGAAAGCCTTCAGCGGAGAGTTGCTGTCGACTGCGACAAACTACCAGGGAAAGGCACCGAGTAAACGGCAACGACTGGGTTTGGCCGTTTGCATCAAACTAAACGATGCCATGCTGCAGGATACGGATACCTTTTGTTCGGAGCATATGACGGTGTTCGAGTCAATCCTGTGCCGTGTGCGGGTAGCTGTTGAGAAGGCGTTTATCAAATGGCGGTTCTTCTTGCAG ATTATGCTAGGAGCCTGGCATTCGACGCAGCAGTGGCTAGGTGATCTCTTTATGGCACCACGGTTGAACAATCCCGTATGGTTGACGCTTAGCAGCAGTTCGTTGACTGATCGGAATTTAGCTTCACTTGCAAGCTCGTTTATGAATGATCTCTCCTCCTTGCTGTCGTTGGCCGACACGAAAGACACCAACTT TTTCATCAGCACCATGATAACGGCTGTTCTTACGCACCATCTCGGATGGGTGGGAACGATCGCTGCCATGACGGCTAGCGATGATTCGTCGCCCAGCAGCAAGCTGGATCTTATACGGCGGGAAAAGGTGCGCATGAACGAAATCACCGCCAACCACCCGTACAGTGTGCTCTGGGCGCAGCTTGGTGATCTCTACGGAGCGGTTGGATACCCAACGAAGCTCTCGAAAACGATCATCTGCGGTAGCTCGCAGCTAAGCAACATGTTGGAGAAAATTCTGAACGTGCTGTCGTACTTTATACGCTGCTCGGAGATCAAGCGCACCGTGTACGTGGAATCGTTCGATGAGGCAAACGTGCGGACTGCTTTCATTTCGCAGCGCTGTGTGCCCGGAACTTCCGGTCAGATTCCGGAGTCGGGTGTCGTCTCGACGGGAGTCTCCGAGCTGCCGACTAAAAACACCAAGCTGTCAGTTGTTGCCTCTGCGATGGAATTTGTCGAACCGCAGAGTCAGCTTCCCCGTTCGGCATCCTCGGGAATGATACGGTCGGCAACGAGAATGAAGGATCTCGCTTCGTTAGCACAGGGCAGTGCGGGTGAGCTTTCCCAGCCGCAAGCCTCCGGTGAAGCGGTAGCCATCCAGAGCAGTGAAGAGGTACAGAgggcgatgaagaaaaacgtaaTGAACGACATTCCAAATGTGCTGGTGTACCGGGACTCGCGTTTCGTGCGCCAGGAGCTCCGGATAGGCAACAAAAGCATGGACACGGGCATCGTGATGAACGCACGGGAGAAGCAATACCTGGAAGCACGATATCAGATAGGTAAGGTGGCAATTCTGCAGCAACCGACCGCCACGGATCTGGAGCTTGCACAGGAAGCACTGGTGTTCGAAGCGAACGAGCATCGCACAGGGAATAACGCGGATGATCGAGAGTCCATACGGTTGTCCTATCTCATCACAGAGAATAGCCTGGGACAGGTGGGATCGTCGGAGGTAACCGAACCGCAACAGGTAACCGAACCGCGACTGATATGGGGTGTGGAGAAAATGAAGGAAGGCATGACTTTCGAGCAGCTGAAGTACATCAGTCTTCTTCGGGGTGATTATGCCGCGAAGGACACCACCAGCGATATGATGGCCGACGAGTCgaagagcagcaacaacgaggTCGTGTTTGTGCTCGGTGAGGACGAGATGCTGAAGGACATTCATCGTAAAACGGGCCAGGAAGCTGGTTTGAAACCATTTGGAATCGTGCAACCGTTGAAACACTGTTGTCGGCAAAAGTTTAACAGCTTCGACAAGTACAGACAGATCGCTGCCAAGTTTCTGAAGAGTCGCAACCTGCCCGATTACCATCTGCTCGAAAGATCGAAAGCGCACATGCTCGAGGACGCTAGAACCCCGCTGGCGACTATTTCCGTCGGTGTTGTGGACCAAACCGCAACTGGTGGTTCGTCCGAGTGTGCAATGTGTCATCAAATACCGACGGTTTTCCACTTGCAAACTCCAACCAACGCCTCGGAGATGGAATTTGCGGGTGAAGTTGCCGATGCCATACATGGTTATGCCGATCAGATGTCCGGAGATGACGATAGAGTGGCTGTATCAGACAATGGTGGCACTGGCAACATGGTTGCCCAAACATCAGGGTTACTGAGGCGCGAACACATTCCTCTTATTGTACTTCCCGCACACCCGATGGCGACGCTGGATGAGAACGATGAACTTCGGGCGAAACATCCGGGCAGTATTTTGAAGCTGATCGACATCCCATTTCCCCGGGGGATGCGAACAGCGAACGCTGGTCATGGTAGTGACGAGAATAACAACACAAACGGAGCAGGTTCCGGTTGTTCCGGTGGCGGGAGTGGCATCAACAACACCAGTGGAGGTACGAGCAGTAGCAGCTGTAGCGGAGCAAGTGGAATAGGCCACCACCATCAGTCGATGGACACTGGCGCGACCGGTGGAGATAAGACTGATAAGCGATGCTTTCGGACAGGCTTCATGCCGTCATTGTTCAGCCGTATTACCGACCACTACATGCCGGATATGGTCCTGCAAGCGACGACTGCTCCACCCGGCACGTGGGAGACGACTCTGAAGCGGGATCTCAGCTTTGCCGCACGGTACACGCTGTACGAGCAACATCTCACGGAGAACAACGCCATCATTGCGAATCTGGATACGCACGAGGTACGGTTGCTGTCATCGCAATCGCTCGTAGACGGCGATATCATCGGAATGTCGCAGCTGGTCGCATCCATGCTGGAAGCGGTCAATGCGATGTGGTCGGCTGGAATTTCGGCGTATCAG TGCATGGCGTTTATTGAGTCGAAGCTGCGCGAGCTGTACCTGCAGTCGGAAACGATCGCCAGCATTATGCTGGCGACGGACTTCTGCTCCATGAACTCGATCACCACCGCCATGGATATCACTGCCAACGATAtggagctgctgctgtcggttgcatcggtgcatACGCCGGAAGCCACCAAGCGGTACCGGGTGCTGCAGCGCTAA